The Rhinolophus ferrumequinum isolate MPI-CBG mRhiFer1 chromosome 2, mRhiFer1_v1.p, whole genome shotgun sequence genome includes the window GGGCACAGCTCTGCAATTGCAGCTGCCCCTGACGGAGATAGCTGGTGTCACGTCTGGATGCCGTATTGCTGTGGGAGCACAGTATTATTAAGTGGGTGGGACTGCTATTTTTCCTGGGATCAGGGAGGGTGTCTGGCTCATTTTTTTAATCCCTGAAGTCTGTACCTGATGTACAATGGATACTCCAGAAATGTTTCATAAACCAATTAAGAATGAGAAAAGCCTAGTCAGACTCTTACCCAAATAGGAACCATTTCTGCAACATCCTTGACTTATTGTCACTTTGCCTCAAATTGAACAGATTCCATGACAGGgaactttgtttttcatgaatCAGCCCATGACATACGGGACAGTTGCAGTCAGGGCTCTGGGACTGCAGTGCAGCTATGCCCTGCGCAGCCCAGGAACCGTGGCCTGGCGTGTGGTCTGTGGGAACAGTGTCCCCTGGACCTGTGCAGCGCAGCCGCCCTGCTCCAACTGGTCCTTTGTATGTTGGACCCAAATTTGCCTTCTTGTAACTCCTACTCATTGGTCTTAGTTTTTTCCAGTGAAAACAGTGGGGCAATTAATGCCTGCTACATCTTCAGTGTGAAACCCTTCCactatgtgaagattaaatgaattctAAGGTTATTAAATGGCATATTTTCCCTGGCAACCTAGCTTTTGATGATTTTAAAGGTACCTAAATAAACCAAAAGAATTAAACATATTGCTAATTTGCTACTCAGTACTTATCAGATGGTCAAGGGAAGTTTCTTCTTCAACTTTCCCAGGTAAATTTCAGATTCAGACATATTGATTGAGCACTTAGCTTGTATCAGATAGTACAATAAGTAGAAGGTTTCACATACAGTATTCATTTTATTCCCCcaaacaatcctgtgaggtaagaATTTTAAACATACTGGGTCAGAGCCATTCTAACATGGTTCCCCATTTTAAAGCTGAGGAATCTGATGCTGAGAGTGCAAGGAAATTCCTCACCTGGGGTCACCTAGGTAATAGCCCTCAGAGACAGCAACTGAATCTTGGTCCCTGTGTCATCAAGCCCTTTGTTCTTCCCACTACAGACCATGGCGCTAGATTGACGTTACCGATTCAGGAACATCTCAGAGAATCTGTGAATAACCCTTAAAGCTCCTTGGTTTTTTCCTTCTGGCTTTGATTTCTGTTATAGAaactgataccatgtttccccgaaaataagacctagctagatcatcagctctaacgtgtcttttggagcaaaaattaatagaagaccccgtattatattattatcatattattgtattatataagaccacgtcttatattaaaataagatgcagtcatattaatttttgttccaaaagacacattagagctaggtcttacttttggggaaacacggtataaacaTGAATGTAATCAAGGctgtttctaaaacatttttgtgggTCCTTAAAAGCTCATGGGCCCCAGCCACTGTGCCTACTGTATAGGTCGGCCCTGATACCTGGATACTGTGACTTTAGGTAACGCTGAGCTTGTATTCTTTAATCCCTCTGGCCTCTACAGGATCAGTGTGTTTAGTTAATAGTTGATTTCACTCACTCAGGCATGCTCATCTGAGAAATGCAGGATGAAACGGGGCTCAGTTACCTGTGGCTGACAGCCTCCCCCTTTCACTATCTTCTCTCACTCTCGCACTCTTCTTTTGCAGGTAGCCAGGATCTCTTGCTGTGTCataatctctctatatatataaaatgaggaaattttcTCTCATCACGTTTCCATTCATACCAATGTCTTAACTTTCCAGGGCTCTGCAAGTCAAAAACTATAACCTCTAGCTGACTTAAATGCTTTGCCTCGGAACAACTTTCAAACTTTTCTGACCCTAACCTActctaagaaatacattttatatcaggttcaatacacacacagatataacTGAAGTTTTGTGAAATACATTTACCCTGAAAAAATACTTTTCCTGGAAAGTTtcacataatatttaaatttactatTGAATTCACTcaaattgtttcattttgaaataaatgctgGTCTCACCCACTAAACTGATTTTGTGACTCACTAATGGGTCACAACCTGCAACTTGAAAAACAGTGGTCAAAGGagtaacaaacataaaaaatacaacaTCTGAAGACAAAGATATGTCTATTTCTGCAATAGGGATATACTTACTAAGGGTAACAGACAGCTTACCCTTGGTCACAGCATACTCTGCCCCAGTGTATTTGATGGAGTATTATTACCAACAAggtctcctttttaaaataatccactCCGTcgaatatttaatgagcacctaccaTATGCTGGGCACTGATCTAGGCTCTGCAAATACAGCAATAATACAACAAAGTCCAGACCCTCATGCAGTGACATTTTGGTTGGGGGAGGTAGAAACGATCAGAGAAATAGATATAGTGGTCAGGTGGTGGTAAGTGCTACAGAAGGGATTCTTCCAGACCCTTCTTTTCCTGGGCATGTTCACATAATAacacctccctccctccgtttCCCAGAAGGCACATACTTTCTTTGGATTGATAACCCCAGTCTGAAGACTGAGAAAGATGGGGCCATTGGTCAGTTCATCTTAAAAGGTGACTTTGTGTATCTTTTCTATTATGTATTTGTTTCATGAATGGTTACTCAGAGATCAatatgcttttttaatttctaaattcttaCTTAGTCAGTAATGGTAGCAATTATCATCAGACCTTGCAAAAGTAATCAGAGTGGGATCAACTTCACCAAACCAAGCTTTTAGTCAGTTTCAGGAGTCAGTAGCATCCAGTCCTTTTTTATTCTCAGGATTGGTGTTCCTGGGTGTCCCAGTTCCTCTCATAAGACGTCCTTGTACTGGACCCCCACTTACTTTTCTCCCGATTGGTACCCTTCTCTGGATGCAGGGGTTATCCAGTGAGAATTCTGCAGGTGTTAGAAGTGTGATCCCTTCAAATCAAAGCTAGAATTCACCCAATGGATGCATTAGGCCGGGGATTGCCAAATTTTTTCTGTAAGGCAATAGtgaatattttcatctttgtgtgccatatagtctctgtcactactcagctctgccactgtaaCCCTAAAGCcaccatagacaatatgtaaacaaatagcATGGCTGTGACCCAGTAAAACTTTACTTATAAAAACAGACAGCTGGCTAACCCCTGCTGAGGCTGATGGAGAGATTACTTCCTGTTGAGAACACTTAGGGCTTACATTTGAGGTAGGCTAAAGAGATGGGatggcagaagaaaagaaaagcaccgAGAGAAGGTCTAACAAATAACAAAGAGCCAGTTTGGCCAAAAAGCAATGTGCATGCAAGAAGGTGGAAAGAGATTGAAATCTAACTAGGTAAGAATAAGTACATTTACAAGCATGTGAAAATTGActttttcctatttcatcttttatttaaacaccatactgtttaaaaatactttaaaaatattgtttaaaaagtcattttgtaTTACAATTACAAACTTCTTCCTTGTATCAAAAGTTGTGCCACTATCTTGGTTACTTGGGGATTCACCAAGCAGTCCAGCACGTCATCTGTAGAAATGAATGTTTGAGAAGGGGCCGCAGCATGATTTGAAGCAATCTGTTCCACAGTTGCATTCTCACTTTTACTCATCCTTCGTTGCCTCTTGGTACAATGCAATTTTCCAAAGTGTTCTCCACCTTTGCCAACAAAGTCTTTATCATCATTTTCAAATATGCCTCCCCTTTCTGAGGGTGGTTTTTCAGAACTTGGTAGCACAGGAAGCAGGTCAGGGCCAAACGGGCCTGCTGCCTCCTGTTTTAGTGTTTCCAAGGTTAAGTTCTGGCTACCTGTTTGTTCCACCTCCATAAGGTGGTGAACATTTAATTCGTCCTTTTTCATGTCCTCTCCATTTGTTTTGAGTTCTTGGGTTTCTACCACCTTAGATGTTCTGGAATGATCATAAAAGGCAGAAATAGCTCCGTTTAAGTAGCGACAATTGACTTCATGGGATGTTTCTTCAACCTAAGAAAAAACAACCCTTTAGAATGGTTATATGCACTTACATAAATTGGGAAACAAATGTTCTGGCCAGGGTTGATTTATCACAGGAAGCTAACTGCCATGATGAAAACCAGAAGTGGCCCACCTCAGTTGGGTTTAACCAAGCTCTGGTATTGTGTGGATCCTCGGCACTTTTCAGGGCACACACAAGCATGCGGGTGATTGCCTCTTCTACCCGGGCTTGATGGTCCTCTTCCTAAATTGagataaaaaacaacaataacattgCTTTCATTTGTCTCTGTCCCCTGGCTTAAAACAGAGTAGGATTTCTCTTAATTGTGTTCTGTTCTCTCATTAATATAAGCTTTGTTACAGAAGGAATTTGTTGTTGACAGACCACAATTTTTATGTATTCACTGTCATGTGCCATCTAGAAGAGCTGTAGAATATTTCAGTAATGAAATTTAAGTATGTATCTGGTCTGTAAGACACAGGCCATAAGTATGAAGCACGCTATGATGTTTTTCCAACCTTTTCCATTCTCTAACatgtttaaagttaaaaaaaaaaaaaaagtataacatacAGAGGAATAATCCCTAGCAAGTCTGAAAAGCTAATTGTTTGAGGAGtgggagaaaattaaaaacaaaaaacatgcttAGCCACAAGAATGAAATAGCTAAACATGTAACTATGTTTTCTAAGATACAGTAAGTATAAACTATAGCATTACTGATAAATTACATTAGCATCAACaacttctgctcatcaaaagaaaccatagaagaaaaaaacaaacagatgtcTGTAACATGTATAATTGATATGAGATTAatatctagaacatataaagaatctATAGCCATCAATAAGACAACggacccaattttttaaaatggtcaaaagacatgaggacaactattttttaaaaaagcaatcatatgatgaataaacataaaagtatGTTAAACCTCATTAATAataagggaaatgtaaattgagAAACCCACAAAATTGGCAAAAAAGGGTCTGATAATTCCAAGTGGTGGAAAAATGTGCACTGACAGACAGAAATCTCATACACTGATGATGGGAGTGCAAACTCATAGATGCGTTTGGAAAACATACTGGCGTTATCTTGTAAACTTGAGTATTGTATACCCTCCAGGCCAGCATTTGCACTCTGAGATATATACATACCCTCTAGAGAAACACTTGAACATTTATTTGTACAAgaatattctatttataaaagtaaaaaaaaaaaatcggaaaCAACCCAATTATCCATCAATAGAACAATGAAccaacaaattgtggtacatttacacaagaGGACATTATACCACATTGAAATGAATGAACAGCTACAtgtgacaacacagatgaatcttaGAAACgtagtattaaattaaaaaagcaaatccCCAtgatgagacaccacttcacactaggatggctataattaaaagacagataacaGCAAGTGTtcgtgaggatgtggagaaatcagaatctccatatattgctggtgggaatgtaaatggtgcagctgctttgggaaatagcctggcatttcctcaaaaggttaaacacagagcTATCATaagtgatggttaattttatgagTCAACTTGATTAGGTTATggtgcccagttgtttggtcaagCAAAGATGTTACCAAGAAGATGTTTATAGATGtgattaaaatttataattggttgactttaagtaaagtcTTGTATCTAATAAATAtgctacatacatatatagatgtacacacacacacacaaaatatatgtatattttaagaaaggaaaaaactataaaattgtaatacaatgaatgacgctagcattcatttaattaacgccatcttttgagtgaatgtcatactctgctactgtaattcaacttcgaaaattaatacatagataacatctcttaaaatgtgtacatttttttggcaccccagtatatataaaacacataataaagaaaaattatgagaGTGAGAGGAAAGCCTTTAAAACTAacaaaagtattttctaaaaactgtttggaaaaaatactgataaaataaatacatttcaaaactaaaagaataaggaggtaaaatggatgaaaaaggcACCATCGAGAAGAACTAACAACATACTTTATTCCCTAGAATATAATAGGACAGAATCTACATTTCTTTAAACTGAGAAACTGAGAAGGGATGAATGCTACACCATCTGAACAGAACTATTGTGtacttttcccccaaatttgtgACAGGAATACCATGGCCTGGAGTTAGTTTGAACTATACGAAGATGGTAGATAAGCTTTAAGACCTAAGGGCTTTTGGGGGCTCAATTTGCCAACAAGAAGGAATTATGGTCCTGTATTTGAAGAGGCAATGATAGACAGAGGAAGATATAATTACTGAACTCCTATTTTGCACtctagtttttcaagaaagaataaGTGGTCTTCAAACTGTGATGTATTCTGAAAGAAGTTACAATACCAATCCTTTGGAAAATTCTAGGAGACAACTAAATAGATGGAATACaacaagcttttaaaaagacCAGGGTGACGGCTTTCAAGCTCTTGAGGCCATGTAAATccaaatctaaataaaatatgaacaaacaGTATTCTACAGTACACtaaaaaataacacattacaACCAAGTGGAATTTGTTCCAGAAATTAAGGATGGATCAATATTAGGAAAGCCATTGATATAATTTACTACAATACCAGATATTTACTAATGAGGAATATTATTTGATCATCTCCATTGATGCTTAAAAGGCAttcaacaaaattcaacactttttcctgagttaaaaaaaaggtaatgaaatAGGCATTGAGAGATACTtaacatgataaaatatatacacaactCTGCCCCAAATCcagcattttatttaaagagaaatcacTAGAGGAATTCCCTctaaagtcagaaaaagacaaggatgcccattttcTCCACGAATATTTCTTATTGAACTGGTTATTACGCAAATCAACATGATCAAAACTAACAGAGATGACTAAAGTACAGGATTTAGGTTTAAAGAGCCAGTTTTACAGGTTCAGGATGGAGGACTATCTGACACGGCAGCTGATCAtgtgaacaaaaaaacaaacctgggTATTTTAGAGCTGAATATGGACCCAAAGTGAGATAAGATGACTAAAACAGCTAATGTAATATTACAAGCAGCTCTGAAGAAATTTAAGACCTAAGTCCTGTGAGGTAGGAATCTTACACGCCACCAAATAAGGCCCCCTGGTATTCAGCATTAGATGCTATACATTAAGTGGGCTATTCTTGACATAATAGCTCTTCCCTACGCCTCATAGCAATTTCTATTGTTAAACACTTcccctgtgccaggtgctgtgttagATGCTTATATCTGTTTTGCCCAATTAAAGCCTCACAACCACACTATTGAAGTGGATGCAATTATAATTCTTGTTCTACAAGTGAGAAACTTTAGCCTTGATGAGATTAAGTAACCACCTAGGTTAAACGGCTAACAAAGGTAAAGACCTATAACTTAAATCTGCCTAATTCCCAAGTCTACGACCAAAATGGTGAAGCGTCTGAAAAGAAAGCCACATAAAAAACATCTTTCAAGAAACCAGAGGTTTTGAgcctggaaaagaaaagattaaggGGACACATGGTATCTTCaaatattcaaaagagaaaaaaattctgtatagTTTCTGAAATAACTGGTATGGTTACAAGCAGGCAGATGGCAGCCCCACTGTTTAACAACAGAATGGGCTCCCCTGGGAGGAGAAGCATCTGTCAGGGCTACTGTAGACGTGATTGGTACCGGGAGTGGAAGTGGACTCCATGGACTCTACCTTGACAATTGTTCCCACTCCAAATCTGCGTGCTTCAAGCAGGACTTCAGTGAGCCTACTAATCTCTCGTCATACCTCTCACCTTAATTCCTCAGGGTTACAAATCTTTCCTAAACTCACACACTACAGCTTCTTGTAACGTTACTCCTTTATGTTCCACCTATGCCAAAGTCCTTAccattaccagagggtaagaagaACCTGACTGGGGGAGGGTGCAACTGCCAAAGAGGAGATGCAATCAGGCTTTGAGTAGAGATCACAGATGCAATCAAAGCCTCTTGTTAACGAGAGCACAGGTGCAGTCAAAACCGCTGGTTAAAGACAGCACAGATGCAATTAAGGCCTTGGGTGGAAGAGACAGGCTTGCTCCGTAATGGGCAGCTATTTTAATAGCATATTGGAGGGAAAAAGCCTCTGGCAGAAACAGAATGATTAAAACTAAAACCCTAGCACTGAAAGACTCTGCTTTGAGAAAGTGTATAAGCCAGGCCTGAGAATTTTACTATTAATTAGAGAACCCTGAACCGAGAAGCAGACGTGTCCTGCCCAGATGGTGTGGGATGGGCCTGGCAACGTGGGACACACATGGCAGATCAGCCGGGCCCAACCCAATTCTAACAACACTGGTCAAAGGAGAGGATCCCGCATGACAACATCAGTGCCCACTGCATGTCCTTAAAGGAAAGAGAACAGCGCATCGCCAAAAATCCTATTACCAACCTACACTTCCATCAACACAGCATGGAATACATAAACTATAGCATATCAAAACACAGTAACACTGGAGTTTTAGTTATATTAATCACCAAATTTTACAGACAGGCTCTGTGTATCTTGAAAGTAgggattacatttatttttttaaaaaagtaccagCTCAATCCATGAGTTTATACTGACAGTGACAGGATCAGTGCATTCTACGTAATGCCACCAGTGTCTGGGAACAAACAGAacctgaaaagcaaacaaaaaagggTTAGGAGAAGAACAggacattttatttctatgtaagaATCAAACCCAAATTGAAGCTGCTAGGGGGTTAAAAATGTACTTATAGTAATATTGCTGtaggaaacagaaacaagaaaacccCACAATCTTTTTATTAACAAGTTGCAGCATCTCTAGTCTCTACTCTCGTGAATCCTGGACCTCTTCTGTCTGCATCTAAATCTTTGTAAAGGATTCTGtgattctaatttttcttcttttccattgcGAAATAGTTGCATGCATTCTGAGAAAGGACATAGGTGAAAATATAGGACCTAATTTCTGTCTTAAAGTCTAAAATCTGGCCaatgaagaaataatacagagaaaggTAGCCTTGTCTAAGTGGTAAATCAGAGGGGTGGACATTGGTACAAGAGAACTTCAGAGGTGGGAGAAGCAGCCATGAACGAGGGCGGTCAGGGGCAACCTGGAGGGAGGAAGTGTGATTTGAGCCAGGGCTAGTAGAGAATTTAGACAGAGAAAAACATGAGGACATGCCAGGAGGGAGAAGTGGCACAGGCAAAGGAGGTGGGACTGCTGAGGGACAGTGAGTAGTGCAGTCTTACTGCTGCAAAAGGAGTAACGAGAGATAAGGGGGCAGAATTAGTTAGGTTAGGGTCTGTGGAGGGCTCCGAATTCAGAATAAGGAATCTGGATTTTATCCTGTAGGCACTAGGAGCCGCTGAGAAATTTTGAGTAGGGGTATGGCTAAAATAGTGACATTATGGGAAATCCTGGAAAGGACAGGAGATCCTTGCAATGGTCCAATAATTAGATGTTAAGATCTAAATAGAAGGTGTAGTAAACAAAAGCACTGGTCAGAGTCAAGAGGACTGCATTTGTCCAGGCTCAGGATGAGACTTCCTATTGAGGGCTGAGCAGAGCAGATGGAGATAACCTGAAGCTTTTGCGCTTCATATTTAGGAAACTGGTGACACTTGCTATGGACAAGGTAGAGCTGGGAGATGAGAAGAGAGATCTTTGAGTACAACTGGGCACTAAAAACGACCATTGGATTTATCATTAGGAGGTCATGAATGTCCTATCCAGAGTATAAACAAGTGCTGGGAGAGAGAACCAGCTTGTGGTGGATTACGGAACGAGGAGGATGTAATGAGGAAAACTGATACAATAAACAAATGCTCAGTCAAATTTGGCTattaaaactggaaaagaaaatgaattagcaaccacctcacacctactagaatgttaataataaaaagaagaagaagaagaagaaagggaaataacAAGTATGGTGAGGACATGGTGAAAtttggaatcctcatacattgctgatggaaagGTGAAATGGGGCAGCTGCTGTAGAAGTTTGGCAATTccccaaaaagttaaacacagagttactaTATGACCGGCAATcacactcctaggtatatatacccaagataactgaaaacatatgttcatacaaaaacttgtacacaagtGTTCATAGCggcattattcataaaagcccaaaagtggaaacaatccaaatgtccatcaaccgattaaaggataaacaaaatgtatctccatacaatggactatattaagccataaaaaggaatgaagttctgataacATTGTACAACATGgaagaactctgaaaacattatgctgtgtgaaagaagccagtcacaaaagctCGTAAGTTGTATGACTGCACTTACATGAAATGTGCAGAACAGGTAAAtctgtacagaaaaaaaacagatgagtggttgtcaggggctgggggcggtCAGGTGGTGGGGTGTAACTACTAATAATAGGTTGAGGCAACATGTCTAGTAAAATTCAGTTGGCCTACTCGAGTgtgaaggaagcaggaaagaagCCAGCGAGAAGGGAGCAAAGGAGGGAAAACAGGCAGGGGAGAGGGATAATTGAGGGACTAAAATCTCCGTAAGAGGCAAAGAAAACCTTTCAAATTGTTAATAAAACATCAGACAGCAAATGTCAGTGTTGTAAAGGTGACTTTCCCCACTGGGCAGCCGCACTATACAGAAGCAGTACCATACCTTTGGAAATGTTTCAGAGACAGTTGCAAAAGCAACAGCCAGCCATTCCTGCTTCCAAGCAAGTCATTCTCAGTTCATCTTGCGTCTTGTTGGCCCAGCCGGTGCTTAAGTACCAGGCCTTGACACTTTCTCTTAACCTGAATAAAAATGACTGCGTTTTCttcctccaatccattctcctCTTTACCAGGAGGTGGAGCTATGTTCCCTCCTCCCGTTTTTCTACCGCCTGAGAAGCAGAGAAGAGTGTGTGAAGCCTGTAGGTGGGGAAGCCACCTTCCAACAGCAGAGCACCAGGGAAGGAAACCATTCTCATTTGTATTGcggaggtgggggaagagagagtCACGTGGCACAATGACTGAGAGAAGTTATAGCTACGGTGTCCTCTGACACCAGAGGTCATCAAGGTTTTAAAGCCCCCATTTACCTGTCCTGGGCTCAGCGTAACCACATGTCTTCGAGCTTTCTGGAACTGAGGAAAACGTTTTAAATCAGGATTGACAGCATTGACTTTACTGAACACGCTAGATTCTTCATAAGGGATTCTAGTTGGATAAAGGAAAGGAGTATCTTCAGGAGGAAAGAGATGCCatcttttcctaattaaaaaaacaaacaaacaaattaatacTCTGAACTGGAGACAAAACATGCAAGAAAGCAGCAGCTAAGGGTCAGTGGTCTTCTGGCCCACCTCTCCCCTGCTGGAAGCTGGTGGAGGTAGGGCAGGAACTGGTGAGTATCTCATCATGCCCCTTTGCTGGGACAGGATCTAGTTCGGAAGACCATTTTTTCTCATCTCAAAACAAAGTGGTCATAAATTGTTTCTATCCCCTGATTCTAGAGCTACACAGAATCACCCCCagcctttcaaatatttgtattctGAAGTTATCCAGGGCAACCACCAAATAGTTTCCAGatttcttcctgttttgtttgaGTTGTAAATTCCTTAAGTTACACACTTGTTAAGTTAATCCATTCAGGGAGAGAAATGCACAAATAATGCCACCCAACTAAAAAGTAGTACAATATGGGAAtgttcaaaaagagaaaactataaaatatttcaagtcacttaaaacatttttgaaaaatggaggTGATAAATTTTAACTTATAAAACACCAGATACTTCAAGCTAATAGAGGTTGGGCATCggaggcaaagaagaaagaagtgtgAAAAGGGGAGAGATACAGACAGAAATACACAGATggggaagcaaagagaaagatggaaaaaaaccTCTAGCTCTGAGAAAAGCTCCAAAGCCCCCTAATGACCCTGTGCAGATATAGTGAGGCTATTAGGTCCTTTCAGAATTAGGAAGCAGTTCGCTGCTATTTTCAAACGAAGAAGTATATATTAAAGTCTTATTTTGCCTTAGAGATAATCCAGTGTACCTATGACTAGTTTAGGAGAATTTTCAGCATTTAGTACGCTTAGAATGTTAGAGTTAGAAGGACCCTTAAGAGAGATCATCAGTCTAATTTCACTTCAAAGTAGAGGAAGAGGGACCCAGTACTTGCTCGGGTCATTCACTGAGCTAGTGGTTAGTTGTGAAACCAGGACTAGGTCACAGATCTCCTGACCTCTCCAGGTCCCAGCTCCTACCTCTGCACCATAGCTGTGTTTCCCAAAGGAAGAGCCACAAAGATAACCATCCCATACAATCTGCTTTGCTTGgcttaaaatgtaatatatatgcaTCCTTCTTTTGTTAATCAGAAAACTCAGCCAATCATCATGTCATCCCCTGCTCAAAAAAACCTCTGATGGTTCTGCAGGCTGAAAGAACAGAGAATAAGCAGTATTCGCCTGGGAGTC containing:
- the HSPBAP1 gene encoding HSPB1-associated protein 1 isoform X1, with protein sequence MAAGPGATTDTDPAAGAGEEEGEHVKPFTPEKAKEIVMSLQQPAIFCNMVFDWPARHWTAKYLSEVLHGKQVRFRMGMKSTDTVPQFETTCSYVQATIEEFLAWNCDHSGISGPFRDYDHSKFWAYADYKYFVSLFEDKTDIFQDVIWSDFGFPGRNGRESTLWIGSLGAHTPCHLDSYGCNLVFQVQGRKRWHLFPPEDTPFLYPTRIPYEESSVFSKVNAVNPDLKRFPQFQKARRHVVTLSPGQVLFVPRHWWHYVECTDPVTVSINSWIELEEDHQARVEEAITRMLVCALKSAEDPHNTRAWLNPTEVGHFWFSSWQLASCDKSTLARTFVSQFITSKVVETQELKTNGEDMKKDELNVHHLMEVEQTGSQNLTLETLKQEAAGPFGPDLLPVLPSSEKPPSERGGIFENDDKDFVGKGGEHFGKLHCTKRQRRMSKSENATVEQIASNHAAAPSQTFISTDDVLDCLVNPQVTKIVAQLLIQGRSL
- the HSPBAP1 gene encoding HSPB1-associated protein 1 isoform X3 — encoded protein: MAAGPGATTDTDPAAGAGEEEGEHVKPFTPEKAKEIVMSLQQPAIFCNMVFDWPARHWTAKYLSEVLHGKQVRFRMGMKSTDTVPQFETTCSYVQATIEEFLAWNCDHSGISGPFRDYDHSKFWAYADYKYFVSLFEDKTDIFQDVIWSDFGFPGRNGRESTLWIGSLGAHTPCHLDSYGCNLVFQVQGRKRWHLFPPEDTPFLYPTRIPYEESSVFSKVNAVNPDLKRFPQFQKARRHVVTLSPGQEEDHQARVEEAITRMLVCALKSAEDPHNTRAWLNPTEVGHFWFSSWQLASCDKSTLARTFVSQFITSKVVETQELKTNGEDMKKDELNVHHLMEVEQTGSQNLTLETLKQEAAGPFGPDLLPVLPSSEKPPSERGGIFENDDKDFVGKGGEHFGKLHCTKRQRRMSKSENATVEQIASNHAAAPSQTFISTDDVLDCLVNPQVTKIVAQLLIQGRSL
- the HSPBAP1 gene encoding HSPB1-associated protein 1 isoform X2, which codes for MAAGPGATTDTDPAAGAGEEEGEHVKPFTPEKAKEIVMSLQQPAIFCNMVFDWPARHWTAKYLSEVLHGKQVRFRMGMKSTDTVPQFETTCSYVQATIEEFLAWNCDHSGISGPFRDYDHSKFWAYADYKYFVSLFEDKTDIFQDVIWSDFGFPGRNGRESTLWIGSLGAHTPCHLDSYGCNLVFQVQGRKRWHLFPPEDTPFLYPTRIPYEESSVFSKVNAVNPDLKRFPQFQKARRHVVTLSPGQVLFVPRHWWHYVECTDPVTVSINSWIELEEDHQARVEEAITRMLVCALKSAEDPHNTRAWLNPTEVEETSHEVNCRYLNGAISAFYDHSRTSKVVETQELKTNGEDMKKDELNVHHLMEVEQTGSQNLTLETLKQEAAGPFGPDLLPVLPSSEKPPSERGGIFENDDKDFVGKGGEHFGKLHCTKRQRRMSKSENATVEQIASNHAAAPSQTFISTDDVLDCLVNPQVTKIVAQLLIQGRSL
- the HSPBAP1 gene encoding HSPB1-associated protein 1 isoform X4, with translation MAAGPGATTDTDPAAGAGEEEGEHVKPFTPEKAKEIVMSLQQPAIFCNMVFDWPARHWTAKYLSEVLHGKQVRFRMGMKSTDTVPQFETTCSYVQATIEEFLAWNCDHSGISGPFRDYDHSKFWAYADYKYFVSLFEDKTDIFQDVIWSDFGFPGRNGRESTLWIGSLGAHTPCHLDSYGCNLVFQVQGRKRWHLFPPEDTPFLYPTRIPYEESSVFSKVNAVNPDLKRFPQFQKARRHVVTLSPGQEEDHQARVEEAITRMLVCALKSAEDPHNTRAWLNPTEVEETSHEVNCRYLNGAISAFYDHSRTSKVVETQELKTNGEDMKKDELNVHHLMEVEQTGSQNLTLETLKQEAAGPFGPDLLPVLPSSEKPPSERGGIFENDDKDFVGKGGEHFGKLHCTKRQRRMSKSENATVEQIASNHAAAPSQTFISTDDVLDCLVNPQVTKIVAQLLIQGRSL